The DNA segment CATGATTAGGGGCAAAATCGGAAATGAAAAAATGGGCAACGACGAGAACGGTGAAATCGTTGTGgacgacgacgacgacgacgacTTTTCGAATTGCAAAGAATCGACGGCCAGGGGCATGTTCTCCTGGTCTGGGCTGCACTTGGACTCGTGAGGGGGGTGCGCACTGTACATGATGGCGCGCAATACAGCTGACACTGTGGGAATGTACGCCGTTTTGTTCCTTGCTAGCAGCCAAGTAAGCCCCATGAGCTGGCAGTCCCTGCTGAACATTTTGCTCGCCCTATCGCCGCCTTCTTCCGTTCCGTTTTTGCCATCGCCTTTTAGCTGCAACGGAAATCATCACAAGGGCATTTCAGACCTTTTGTGGTAATtgtcaaattgaagaaaaatgctAAATTGCACGGGTGGGGAAGTGCAAGTTAGTGGGTGGTGGAGTGAACAGGCAATGATGCGCCTGATAGAGAGTCATTTTCCAGTCTCCACCAGAATGACTTTGGTTCGTTTCGCAAAATGGCAAATGAGACCTGAAGCTACAAAAATGACTTCTTTTTGATCCATGTGATAGTATCACTGCCTGATATTATTCAAAATTgtggtatttttaaaaaataaatggtatgattttattttgaagttAATTGAGATTGTAGAGTAAACGAATGATGAAGACATTTTTGTTACGTTAAGAGAAAATTGAATTAGGTTGATTCGAAACCGGAGTCATCGGAGGACTGACCTTCTGGAGGGCACCGAGACACTTGGTGCAGCCGGAGTAGGAAGAATTCCGGCAATTTCGCTCTAGATTCTTGACGGCGGCGGTAGGAGTGGCGTTCCGGTAGGATGAAATGTTGAACGCTGCGGGGCAACTGAGGGAGGTAATCTGGTGGAGGCGAATGCCGCAGAAGCAGAGGATCGCATCGCAGGTGGCATTGGGCTGAGGAATGTGGATGTTGCGAC comes from the Vitis vinifera cultivar Pinot Noir 40024 chromosome 12, ASM3070453v1 genome and includes:
- the LOC100266600 gene encoding uncharacterized GPI-anchored protein At4g28100: MEISPCAVSFVCLVFVLCLFEPSLAGLLAEPADSHQQPMKPGDYSTPNTVPAFPVQTETQTCRLDLSAELFGGVNDACGRNLDRSRCCPVLAAWLFAAHARSALQVAAPAPASSDLPMMPDDSQKCVNSLQSSLQSRNIHIPQPNATCDAILCFCGIRLHQITSLSCPAAFNISSYRNATPTAAVKNLERNCRNSSYSGCTKCLGALQKLKGDGKNGTEEGGDRASKMFSRDCQLMGLTWLLARNKTAYIPTVSAVLRAIMYSAHPPHESKCSPDQENMPLAVDSLQFEKSSSSSSSTTISPFSSLPIFSFPILPLIMLLFMSC